Proteins encoded in a region of the Scrofimicrobium sp. R131 genome:
- a CDS encoding aspartate kinase, which produces MADLLVAKFGGSSLASSEQFAKVKQIVEANPQRRYVVPSAPGKRDSTDHKVTDLLYMCHQLAEHNIDCTEVFATIAERIEEIHDRLDLEVDISSELQRIFQQISAGATADFVASRGEYLSGLLLADYLGVPFVDAAEVIHFDDDATLNAERTATALAQMAQTHERAVIPGFYGSGPDGQIFTFSRGGSDVTGAVVAAGVDADLYENWTDVSGFLKADPRLVSNPSPIGRVTYKELRELAYMGAPVLHEEAIFPIRAKGIPIHIRNTNEPDAAGTLIVDDRAADGFHGVTGIAGRPDFTVISIEKTLMDDERGFFRKLVSVFETNGVSISHMPSGIDSVSVIVPAEEVRFKLNKVLEEIRIYLHPDTITVQDEIALLAIVGHGMIRTKGVAAKVFTALAQAGVNIRMITQGASELSIIVGIDNEDFASAVAAVYAGT; this is translated from the coding sequence ATGGCTGACCTTCTGGTAGCTAAGTTTGGTGGGAGTTCCCTCGCGAGCAGTGAGCAATTCGCCAAGGTGAAGCAGATTGTGGAGGCAAACCCGCAGCGCCGATACGTGGTGCCTTCCGCCCCCGGTAAGCGTGACAGCACCGATCACAAAGTGACCGACCTGCTGTACATGTGCCACCAGCTGGCCGAACACAACATCGACTGCACCGAAGTGTTCGCCACCATTGCCGAGCGGATTGAGGAAATCCACGACCGCCTCGACCTGGAGGTGGACATCAGCTCCGAGTTGCAGCGCATCTTCCAGCAGATCAGCGCTGGCGCCACGGCGGACTTCGTCGCCTCCCGTGGAGAGTACCTGTCCGGCCTGCTGCTGGCCGACTACCTGGGGGTCCCGTTTGTGGACGCCGCCGAGGTGATTCACTTTGACGACGACGCCACCTTGAACGCCGAGCGGACCGCCACCGCCCTGGCTCAGATGGCCCAGACGCACGAGCGCGCTGTCATTCCCGGGTTCTACGGTTCCGGCCCCGACGGGCAGATTTTCACCTTCTCCCGGGGCGGCTCGGATGTGACCGGCGCCGTGGTGGCGGCCGGAGTCGACGCCGACCTGTACGAGAACTGGACCGACGTGTCCGGATTCTTGAAAGCCGACCCCCGCCTCGTTTCTAATCCGTCGCCGATCGGCCGGGTCACGTACAAGGAACTGCGGGAACTGGCGTATATGGGCGCGCCCGTTCTGCACGAGGAGGCCATCTTCCCGATTCGGGCCAAGGGCATCCCAATCCACATCCGCAACACGAACGAGCCGGATGCCGCCGGCACCCTGATTGTGGACGACCGCGCTGCCGACGGGTTCCACGGGGTGACCGGAATTGCCGGCCGACCTGACTTCACGGTTATCTCAATTGAAAAGACCCTAATGGACGACGAGCGGGGCTTCTTCCGCAAGCTGGTCTCCGTCTTCGAAACCAACGGGGTTTCCATCTCGCACATGCCCTCCGGCATTGACTCGGTCTCGGTGATCGTGCCCGCGGAGGAAGTTCGATTCAAGCTGAATAAGGTGCTGGAGGAGATTCGGATCTACCTGCATCCCGACACCATCACTGTCCAGGACGAGATCGCCCTCCTGGCGATCGTCGGTCACGGCATGATTCGAACCAAAGGAGTCGCCGCCAAGGTGTTCACCGCCCTGGCCCAGGCCGGAGTCAACATTCGGATGATCACGCAGGGAGCTTCGGAGCTGTCCATCATCGTCGGCATCGACAACGAGGACTTTGCTTCGGCAGTGGCTGCGGTCTACGCCGGCACCTAG
- the metX gene encoding homoserine O-acetyltransferase MetX, with the protein MDQDRLPPASGAWQETDPVGQRQFAHVGPLSLEAGGHLPEVTLAFESWGHLNEDGSNAVLVLHALTGDSHISGEVEPGHPTEGWWTDLIGPGAPLDTDHYFVVAPNVLGGCQGSTGPASLAPDGTHWGPRFPFLTIRDTVQAEVRLADQLGISQWQMVIGGSMGGMRALEWATMFPDRVAKLVPIATVARTSADQIAWAHTQLAAIVSDPGFQGGDYYGGPPGSGPHTGLSIARQIAQTTYRSAEELEARFGQMAQGEENPWEGGRYAVQSYLDHQGDKFVYRFDANSYKVLTEMFMAHDLGRGRGGVEQALGTISAQALVVAVDSDRLCLPEENRRIAEFLPHCVGVEMVNSHRGHDGFLIEFDQFGPLIKQFLNS; encoded by the coding sequence GTGGACCAGGACCGCCTCCCCCCGGCCTCAGGTGCTTGGCAGGAGACCGACCCGGTTGGCCAGCGACAGTTTGCCCACGTGGGTCCCCTGTCCTTGGAAGCCGGAGGACACCTGCCCGAGGTGACCCTCGCGTTTGAATCGTGGGGTCACCTGAATGAGGACGGGTCGAACGCGGTCCTGGTCCTGCACGCCCTTACGGGCGACAGCCACATCAGCGGTGAAGTTGAGCCGGGCCATCCCACCGAGGGGTGGTGGACCGACCTGATCGGTCCGGGCGCGCCGCTGGATACCGACCACTACTTTGTGGTCGCCCCCAACGTTCTGGGCGGCTGCCAGGGGAGTACCGGCCCGGCCTCCCTCGCCCCGGACGGGACTCACTGGGGCCCGCGGTTCCCCTTTCTGACCATCCGAGATACGGTCCAGGCGGAGGTGCGACTGGCAGACCAGTTGGGCATTTCGCAGTGGCAAATGGTCATTGGCGGGTCAATGGGGGGCATGCGGGCCCTGGAGTGGGCGACCATGTTTCCCGACCGTGTCGCAAAATTGGTGCCGATCGCGACGGTGGCCCGGACCAGTGCCGACCAAATTGCGTGGGCGCACACCCAGTTGGCGGCGATCGTTTCCGACCCGGGCTTTCAAGGTGGTGACTACTACGGGGGCCCTCCGGGCTCGGGTCCGCACACGGGCCTGTCGATTGCCCGCCAAATCGCCCAAACCACCTACCGGAGTGCCGAAGAATTGGAGGCCCGGTTCGGGCAGATGGCCCAGGGGGAGGAAAACCCGTGGGAGGGGGGCCGCTACGCGGTCCAGTCCTACCTCGACCACCAGGGCGACAAGTTCGTCTACCGTTTTGACGCCAACTCCTACAAGGTGCTGACCGAGATGTTCATGGCGCACGATCTGGGCCGCGGGCGCGGCGGGGTGGAGCAGGCCCTCGGAACCATCAGCGCCCAGGCGCTGGTGGTGGCCGTGGACTCAGACCGGCTCTGTTTGCCGGAAGAGAACCGGCGGATCGCAGAGTTTCTGCCTCACTGCGTCGGCGTCGAAATGGTCAACTCGCACCGGGGCCACGACGGTTTCCTGATCGAGTTCGACCAGTTCGGCCCCCTGATCAAACAGTTCCTGAACTCCTAG
- the dapA gene encoding 4-hydroxy-tetrahydrodipicolinate synthase, with product MDRLFTGSGVALVTPFLDGEVDWAALEQLVDLQLAGGTDALVPCGTTGEPSTLSSDEHDAVVKFVVERVAGRVPVIAGAGSNSTAAAATKANKMQDLGADGVLIVTPYYNKCTQNGLRQHFEAVADAVQVPVIMYNVPSRTGVNLAPHTAEQLSEHPNIWGLKEACGDLGQVQELFRRCRGKLPIYSGNDDQVYALLALGGDGVISVAANVAPKRMHELVQSYRDGQHEQALQLQEELAGLIDQLFTEVNPIPVKAALSMMGLIRDELRLPLTELSAKHRPSLKWELENLGLA from the coding sequence ATGGACAGGCTGTTTACCGGCAGCGGGGTGGCCCTGGTGACCCCCTTTCTGGATGGCGAAGTGGACTGGGCGGCGCTGGAGCAGTTGGTTGACCTGCAACTAGCGGGTGGGACCGATGCCCTGGTGCCGTGTGGGACGACCGGGGAGCCGTCGACGTTGAGCTCTGATGAGCACGACGCGGTCGTAAAGTTCGTCGTCGAGCGGGTGGCAGGCCGGGTCCCGGTGATCGCTGGAGCCGGCTCCAACTCCACCGCTGCGGCGGCAACCAAGGCCAATAAAATGCAGGACCTGGGAGCCGACGGGGTCCTGATCGTCACCCCCTACTACAACAAGTGCACCCAGAATGGGCTCCGCCAACATTTCGAGGCGGTGGCCGACGCGGTTCAGGTGCCGGTGATCATGTACAACGTGCCCTCACGCACCGGGGTGAACCTGGCGCCGCACACGGCCGAGCAGCTGTCCGAGCACCCGAACATCTGGGGGCTGAAGGAGGCTTGCGGTGATCTCGGACAGGTGCAGGAGCTGTTCCGTCGCTGCCGAGGCAAGCTGCCGATCTACTCCGGCAATGACGACCAGGTCTACGCGCTGTTGGCCCTCGGGGGCGATGGGGTCATCTCAGTCGCCGCTAATGTGGCTCCGAAGCGGATGCACGAACTGGTCCAGTCCTATCGCGACGGCCAACATGAGCAGGCACTCCAACTGCAAGAAGAGTTGGCCGGTCTGATTGATCAGCTCTTCACCGAGGTCAACCCGATTCCGGTCAAAGCTGCCCTGTCGATGATGGGTCTGATCCGCGACGAGCTCCGCCTGCCACTGACCGAACTGTCGGCCAAGCATCGGCCCTCCCTCAAGTGGGAGCTGGAAAACCTGGGGCTAGCCTGA